Proteins encoded by one window of Methanobrevibacter woesei:
- the modB gene encoding molybdate ABC transporter permease subunit, whose protein sequence is MMDWTPILISMKTASLSIFITFFVGLIIAWGIVKIKNNSIKIVLDGILTLPIVLPPTVVGFFLLYIFGVRGPIGSFFIDFFAVKIAFSWSATVIAAVVMSLPLMYRSARGAFEQVDSNLIDAGRTLGMSEWKIFWKILFANALPGIISGGILAYARGLGEFGATAMLAGNIADQTRTLPMAVYSEVAAGNMGDAFNYVVFIVIIAFIAIFIMDYVTLRKEKQWK, encoded by the coding sequence ATGATGGATTGGACACCAATTTTAATTTCAATGAAAACTGCAAGTTTATCAATATTTATAACCTTTTTTGTAGGTTTAATTATTGCTTGGGGTATTGTTAAAATTAAAAACAACTCAATAAAAATCGTCCTTGATGGTATCCTTACACTACCAATTGTATTGCCTCCTACTGTTGTAGGGTTTTTCTTATTATACATTTTTGGAGTTAGAGGACCAATAGGTAGTTTTTTTATAGATTTCTTTGCAGTTAAAATAGCATTTTCATGGTCTGCTACTGTTATTGCGGCAGTAGTTATGTCCCTTCCATTAATGTATCGTTCTGCAAGAGGTGCATTTGAGCAGGTTGATTCCAATTTAATTGATGCAGGCCGTACATTAGGTATGTCCGAGTGGAAGATTTTCTGGAAAATCTTATTTGCAAATGCATTGCCTGGAATTATCAGCGGTGGAATTCTTGCTTATGCACGTGGTTTAGGCGAGTTTGGTGCTACAGCTATGCTTGCAGGTAATATTGCAGATCAAACTAGAACCCTCCCAATGGCAGTATACTCAGAGGTAGCTGCTGGAAATATGGGGGACGCTTTTAACTATGTAGTGTTCATTGTTATAATTGCATTTATAGCTATTTTCATTATGGACTATGTTACACTACGTAAGGAAAAACAATGGAAATAA
- a CDS encoding sulfate/molybdate ABC transporter ATP-binding protein translates to MNNNLKVDIQMKLKEFELDVDFQLKNGCLGILGPSGCGKSMTLKSIAGIVDPDKGVVSLTIADEENIYFDSNKKINLIPQKRKVGYLFQNYALFPNMTVEENVAAGLSKDDDKSIVPEMIKRFHLEGLEKRYPRQLSGGQQQRVALARILAYGPDVILLDEPFSAMDTALKEKLRIELVNLLNSFDGLSILVTHDRDEVFQFCDELLILEEGKIIAKGPTHEIFENPKRVQAAKLTGCKNISKIEIIDEYHLKALDWNLVFEVSEKISDNITHIGIRAHDFYPSEKEDTNVVESKGAAILEKPFEWEVTLKNGLWWKVDKEIHEHEFEAPEYLKVDPKNIILLKE, encoded by the coding sequence ATGAATAATAATCTAAAAGTAGATATCCAAATGAAACTGAAAGAATTCGAATTGGATGTTGATTTCCAATTGAAAAATGGCTGTTTGGGTATTCTTGGACCATCAGGCTGTGGTAAAAGTATGACATTAAAGTCTATTGCAGGTATTGTAGATCCAGATAAAGGTGTTGTAAGCTTAACTATTGCTGATGAAGAGAACATTTATTTTGATTCCAATAAAAAAATTAACTTAATACCTCAAAAAAGAAAGGTAGGTTACTTATTTCAGAATTATGCATTGTTTCCCAACATGACAGTTGAAGAGAATGTTGCTGCAGGTTTATCCAAAGATGATGATAAAAGCATTGTACCTGAAATGATTAAGCGCTTTCACTTAGAAGGATTAGAAAAAAGATATCCTAGACAGTTATCTGGAGGTCAACAGCAAAGAGTGGCTTTAGCCCGTATATTAGCTTATGGACCTGATGTTATATTGTTAGATGAACCTTTCAGTGCTATGGATACTGCATTAAAGGAAAAACTACGTATTGAACTTGTTAATTTATTAAATAGCTTTGATGGTTTGTCTATTTTAGTTACTCATGATCGTGATGAAGTATTTCAGTTCTGTGATGAACTTTTAATATTAGAGGAAGGTAAAATCATTGCAAAAGGACCTACTCATGAAATATTCGAGAATCCGAAAAGGGTTCAGGCTGCTAAACTTACAGGTTGTAAAAACATATCTAAAATTGAAATCATTGATGAATATCATCTTAAAGCTTTAGACTGGAATCTTGTATTTGAAGTATCTGAAAAGATTTCAGACAATATTACTCACATTGGAATAAGAGCTCATGACTTTTATCCTTCTGAAAAGGAAGATACCAATGTTGTTGAAAGTAAAGGTGCAGCTATATTAGAAAAACCTTTTGAATGGGAAGTAACTTTAAAAAATGGTCTCTGGTGGAAAGTGGATAAAGAGATTCATGAACATGAATTTGAGGCTCCAGAATATTTAAAAGTAGACCCTAAAAATATTATTTTATTAAAGGAATAA
- the modA gene encoding molybdate ABC transporter substrate-binding protein produces the protein MKSTNKIIIAVIVIIAVIAVGLYASGSLGTSDNGSGDNEVNLAAAASLKNVYDEKLIPMFEEQNPGMTVTPTYASSGDLVKQIENGLGADVFMSAGNKQMDELINKSYVDNSSNVKFLENKLVLIVPADSDANITSFEELKDVEGTIAIGDPESVPAGQYANESLHNLGIWDDVEPKLSLATDVTAVLNQVAQGSAEYGLVYSTDAKSTDDVKVVCEAPKDSLKTIVYPVAPLADSQNNDATAKFMEFLQSQEAKDIFVEYGFTIHDE, from the coding sequence ATGAAATCTACAAATAAAATAATTATTGCAGTTATTGTGATAATAGCTGTTATTGCAGTAGGTTTATATGCTAGTGGTTCATTAGGAACTTCTGACAATGGCTCAGGAGATAATGAAGTAAATTTAGCTGCTGCTGCTAGTTTAAAAAACGTATATGATGAAAAATTAATTCCTATGTTTGAAGAGCAAAATCCAGGAATGACTGTTACTCCTACTTACGCTTCCAGTGGAGATTTAGTAAAACAGATTGAAAATGGTTTAGGTGCAGATGTATTCATGTCTGCAGGTAATAAACAGATGGATGAGTTAATTAACAAAAGTTATGTTGATAACAGTTCCAATGTTAAATTTTTAGAAAATAAACTTGTTTTAATTGTACCTGCTGACTCAGATGCAAATATTACTTCATTTGAAGAATTAAAAGATGTAGAAGGTACTATTGCTATTGGTGATCCAGAATCAGTACCTGCTGGACAATATGCAAACGAATCATTACACAATCTTGGTATTTGGGATGATGTAGAACCTAAATTATCCTTAGCTACCGATGTAACTGCTGTATTAAATCAAGTAGCTCAAGGTTCTGCTGAATATGGTCTTGTATACTCTACTGATGCAAAATCAACTGATGATGTAAAAGTAGTCTGTGAAGCTCCAAAAGATTCTTTAAAAACTATTGTTTATCCTGTAGCTCCTCTTGCAGATTCTCAAAATAATGATGCTACAGCTAAATTCATGGAATTCTTACAAAGTCAAGAAGCAAAAGATATTTTCGTTGAGTATGGATTTACTATTCATGACGAATAG
- a CDS encoding thermonuclease family protein yields the protein MKINKKFLLVIFIFAIATLASVAAYDGTGFMHNIPTSKYSSLSESDILANYNDTDCTVEASGICTKVVDGDTIDVEGVGKVRFVGVNTPERGQNGSDTSKYFVEKFCLNKEVGLDIDDSKHEDNYGRTLAVVIVDGKNLNEMLLCEDLAEIMYIPPSEFNPYLWENGTTDYQHFATSATLNQNTGDDSGSYIGNSNSMKFHASDCRYGLKVSDSNKVTFDSREDAINQGYKPCKVCNP from the coding sequence ATGAAGATTAATAAAAAGTTTCTTTTAGTTATCTTTATTTTTGCTATTGCCACCTTAGCTAGTGTAGCAGCATATGATGGAACTGGATTTATGCATAATATACCCACTTCCAAATATTCAAGTTTAAGTGAAAGTGACATTTTAGCAAATTATAATGATACTGACTGTACTGTTGAAGCTAGTGGAATATGTACTAAAGTTGTTGATGGAGATACAATAGACGTAGAAGGAGTTGGAAAAGTTCGTTTTGTTGGTGTTAATACACCTGAAAGAGGACAAAATGGTTCTGATACATCTAAATATTTCGTTGAAAAATTTTGTTTAAATAAAGAAGTAGGTTTAGATATTGATGATTCTAAACATGAAGATAACTATGGTAGAACCTTAGCAGTTGTTATAGTAGATGGTAAAAATCTTAATGAAATGCTTTTATGTGAAGATTTAGCTGAAATAATGTATATTCCTCCATCTGAATTTAATCCATACTTATGGGAAAATGGAACAACAGATTATCAACATTTTGCTACTTCAGCTACCTTAAATCAAAACACTGGAGACGACTCTGGATCATATATAGGTAATTCAAACAGTATGAAATTCCATGCTTCAGACTGTAGATATGGATTAAAAGTCTCTGATTCAAATAAGGTAACCTTTGACTCAAGAGAAGATGCTATTAATCAAGGATATAAACCTTGTAAAGTATGTAATCCATAA
- a CDS encoding DUF4013 domain-containing protein has translation MSISSIFNDALRYPLNNVSKWIILGIIVIIASISYLLVMFGVTDGTIQAVASLINFIVMFIVVGYTLSITRDTIHGYDELPAFDIIKNFIDGIKAAVLSFIYMIIPTIIFFILLFATGAVNAFSQAVEVSMAGGALSSDLAFNLIGSIGLTFIISLIIYIIFMLFATIAYCRLADTGSFSQGFSFSGIMDDIKRIGVGSYIVWWIVLAIIIVILLLIAMFVAIIPYIGYLISLLFISSFVYIFSARATGLIYSNN, from the coding sequence ATGTCAATAAGTTCAATATTTAATGACGCTCTTAGATATCCATTGAATAATGTAAGTAAATGGATAATCTTAGGTATTATTGTTATAATTGCAAGTATTTCATATTTACTTGTTATGTTTGGAGTTACTGATGGAACTATCCAAGCAGTTGCATCTTTAATTAACTTTATTGTAATGTTTATTGTAGTAGGGTATACTTTATCAATTACTCGTGATACAATACATGGATATGATGAACTTCCAGCTTTTGATATAATTAAAAACTTTATAGATGGTATTAAAGCAGCTGTTTTAAGTTTTATTTATATGATTATTCCAACCATAATATTCTTTATACTTCTATTTGCAACTGGTGCAGTTAATGCATTTAGTCAAGCTGTGGAAGTATCTATGGCTGGCGGTGCTTTATCTTCTGATTTAGCTTTTAATTTAATTGGATCTATTGGTCTTACCTTTATTATAAGTTTAATTATATACATCATCTTTATGTTATTTGCAACAATTGCATACTGTAGATTAGCAGATACTGGAAGTTTCTCTCAAGGATTTTCATTCTCTGGAATCATGGATGATATTAAAAGGATAGGTGTTGGATCATATATTGTATGGTGGATAGTTTTAGCAATAATCATCGTTATTTTATTGTTAATTGCTATGTTTGTAGCTATAATTCCATATATAGGATATTTAATTAGCTTACTTTTCATATCCTCCTTTGTATATATCTTCTCTGCCAGAGCAACTGGTTTAATATACTCCAATAATTAA
- a CDS encoding amino acid ABC transporter ATP-binding protein, translated as MSLLEIKNLKKSFGDNEVLKDISLTVDKGEVLCIIGPSGSGKSTLLRCITKLETQDDGIIDFDGTLGLVFQDFNLFPHHSVMKNICNAPIKVQKRNKEEVYKEARSLLKKLDLEDKEDAYPYELSGGQKQRVSIARALAMNPDILFFDEPTSALDPELTGEVLKVIRDLAAEHMTMVIVTHEMNFARNVADNIIFMDNGVIIEEGSPDEVFSSENQRMKEFLGKFTD; from the coding sequence GTGAGCTTATTAGAAATTAAAAATCTCAAAAAAAGTTTCGGTGACAATGAAGTATTGAAAGATATTTCCCTCACTGTTGATAAAGGTGAAGTTTTATGTATTATTGGACCATCAGGTTCAGGTAAATCCACCTTACTTAGATGCATTACAAAGTTAGAAACTCAAGATGATGGAATTATTGATTTTGATGGAACACTTGGATTAGTATTCCAGGATTTCAATTTATTCCCTCATCATTCTGTTATGAAAAATATTTGTAATGCTCCAATTAAAGTTCAGAAAAGGAATAAAGAAGAAGTATATAAAGAGGCTAGAAGTTTACTTAAAAAATTGGATTTGGAAGATAAGGAAGATGCTTATCCATATGAGTTATCTGGTGGTCAAAAACAAAGGGTTTCTATAGCTAGAGCATTGGCAATGAATCCAGATATCCTATTTTTTGATGAACCTACTTCTGCTTTAGATCCAGAGCTAACTGGTGAAGTTTTAAAAGTAATTAGGGATTTAGCTGCTGAACATATGACAATGGTTATTGTTACTCATGAAATGAACTTTGCACGTAATGTTGCAGATAACATTATTTTCATGGATAATGGGGTAATCATTGAAGAAGGAAGTCCTGATGAAGTATTTTCATCTGAAAACCAAAGAATGAAAGAATTCTTAGGTAAATTCACTGATTAA
- a CDS encoding flavodoxin produces MSKTLVAFFSASGSTKGVAEKLAIVVDGDLYEIEPEEPYTAEDLDWTNPKSRSSIEMKENRSFRPPIKGKVDNINDYDTIYLGFPIWWYVAPTIVNTFLESYDFSGKTIIPFATSGSSGMGNTIYELKPSCSDDVTFIEGERFPASVSENELKSWVDNLNI; encoded by the coding sequence ATGAGTAAAACTTTAGTAGCATTCTTTAGTGCAAGCGGTTCAACAAAAGGAGTTGCAGAAAAACTAGCAATTGTTGTAGATGGCGATTTATATGAAATTGAACCTGAAGAACCATACACAGCAGAAGATTTAGACTGGACCAACCCAAAAAGCAGAAGTTCAATAGAAATGAAGGAAAACAGATCCTTTAGACCACCAATAAAAGGTAAAGTAGACAATATTAATGATTACGACACAATATATCTTGGTTTTCCAATTTGGTGGTATGTAGCACCTACTATTGTAAATACATTCTTAGAAAGCTATGATTTTTCAGGAAAAACAATAATCCCATTTGCAACATCCGGTTCAAGTGGTATGGGAAATACAATATATGAGCTTAAACCATCCTGTTCTGATGATGTTACATTTATTGAAGGTGAAAGATTCCCAGCTTCTGTTTCTGAGAATGAATTAAAATCATGGGTTGATAACTTAAATATTTAA
- a CDS encoding amino acid ABC transporter permease — MMLSTVIAQLLGGMITSIEIFLLTLLFSIPLGLVVAGGRMSRFRPLRWITRVYISIMRGTPLMLQLIVVFFAPYYIFGASLSPEYRMISVIIAFSINYAAYFAEIFRGGIEAIPKGQYEAAQILGYSKFETFFIIILPQVFKIILPSVTNEVITLVKDTSLSFVIAIPEMFTVAKQIAAAEASIMALLVAGVFYYVFNMVVAFVMEYLEKRLDYYQ; from the coding sequence ATGATGTTAAGCACTGTAATTGCACAATTGTTAGGAGGTATGATTACCTCCATTGAAATTTTTTTGCTCACTTTATTATTTTCAATTCCCTTAGGTCTTGTAGTAGCTGGGGGAAGAATGAGCAGGTTCAGACCTTTAAGATGGATAACTAGAGTGTACATTTCAATTATGAGAGGTACACCATTAATGTTACAGTTAATTGTTGTGTTCTTTGCTCCTTACTATATATTTGGAGCTTCTTTATCTCCTGAATATAGGATGATTTCAGTAATTATTGCATTTTCAATTAACTATGCAGCATATTTCGCTGAAATATTTAGAGGAGGAATTGAAGCAATTCCTAAAGGTCAGTATGAAGCTGCACAGATATTAGGTTATAGTAAGTTTGAAACATTTTTCATAATTATTTTACCTCAAGTATTTAAGATAATCCTTCCTTCAGTAACAAATGAGGTTATAACACTTGTAAAAGATACATCATTATCCTTTGTAATCGCTATTCCAGAAATGTTCACTGTAGCTAAACAAATTGCTGCTGCAGAAGCTTCTATCATGGCATTACTTGTAGCTGGTGTATTCTATTATGTATTTAACATGGTTGTTGCATTTGTAATGGAATATCTTGAAAAAAGATTAGATTATTATCAATAA
- a CDS encoding zinc-ribbon domain-containing protein, translating into MLKFCPNCGKEINETAQFCEHCGNIISQNNAAQSHLNVKF; encoded by the coding sequence TTGCTTAAATTTTGCCCAAATTGTGGAAAAGAAATTAATGAAACAGCACAATTTTGTGAGCATTGTGGTAATATAATTTCTCAAAATAATGCTGCCCAATCACATCTAAATGTTAAATTCTAG
- a CDS encoding FkbM family methyltransferase: protein MSKIKEKLLSKSNQFNYYKDNYNRLIEENNRLTEELNELRNLISSPNLLNEINHIGSFCERNYIDYYLRDDFEEKFFNLFSGLSKENKKYLKIILLRTLFVAASKEDTLFLDDEIKRQQEFAAFEEKYISDKKIGDYKFISNNFTNHAFVDLGFTQEDKDFLKDKDFIDAGAFTGDSSIPLSKLTTGNVHAFEPFKESFNQLIKNIELNNIDNIVPVNSFLSDDIGEVSIYLSGDNYEGVTSDSEVRDYDQEFIVPAMTVDDYVDKNNLDVGFIKIDVEGAEQDLLKGAINTIKKYKPILFISIYHKPDDFFTIKPMIDSLGLDYEFEIAKEQPWTYISDTIIKCRVKK, encoded by the coding sequence ATGAGTAAGATTAAAGAGAAACTTTTATCAAAAAGTAATCAATTTAACTATTATAAAGACAATTATAATCGATTAATTGAAGAAAATAATAGATTAACTGAAGAATTAAATGAACTCAGAAATTTAATAAGTAGTCCTAACCTTTTAAATGAGATTAATCATATTGGAAGTTTTTGCGAAAGGAATTATATTGATTACTATTTGAGGGATGATTTTGAAGAAAAATTCTTTAATTTATTCAGTGGTTTGTCAAAGGAAAACAAGAAATATCTTAAAATAATACTTCTCAGAACACTTTTTGTTGCAGCTTCCAAGGAAGATACTTTATTCCTTGATGATGAAATAAAACGTCAACAGGAATTTGCTGCTTTTGAAGAAAAATATATTTCTGATAAAAAAATTGGAGATTATAAGTTTATCAGCAATAATTTCACTAACCATGCCTTTGTTGATTTAGGTTTTACACAGGAAGATAAAGATTTCTTGAAAGATAAAGATTTTATTGATGCAGGTGCTTTTACAGGGGATTCCTCAATCCCATTATCTAAATTAACTACTGGTAATGTTCATGCTTTTGAACCTTTTAAAGAGTCTTTTAACCAGTTAATTAAGAATATTGAACTCAATAATATTGATAATATTGTACCGGTTAATTCATTTCTAAGTGATGATATAGGTGAAGTTTCCATATATCTGTCTGGTGATAATTATGAGGGAGTTACTTCGGATTCAGAAGTCAGGGATTATGATCAAGAATTTATTGTGCCTGCAATGACTGTTGATGACTATGTTGATAAAAATAATCTAGATGTGGGTTTTATTAAGATTGATGTTGAAGGAGCAGAGCAAGATCTACTTAAAGGTGCAATAAACACTATTAAAAAATATAAACCTATTCTATTTATTAGTATTTATCATAAACCTGATGATTTCTTCACTATTAAGCCAATGATTGACAGTTTAGGATTGGATTATGAATTTGAAATAGCTAAAGAACAGCCATGGACTTACATATCTGATACAATAATAAAATGCAGAGTAAAAAAATAG
- a CDS encoding DUF2207 domain-containing protein, with translation MNKRLIGLVIISIILLSSISAVTADEDKSYTINLSDIILTINADGNVNIEECYQYTFNGEFNGVYRTIPLKDGESIENLKVFSSGAYSEYEVTTDEDGNYKITTYLYSDEDYTQPIKDTTVTVWYEYDFVGLINIYNDIAELHYKLWGEEWDEGTEKLNAHIQFNSSEGIEYWINPYYLSSNESWNGSELNIYTGELSAGEFLEFRALIPLSQFNENPTYAYIIDSNGREEIYKIQQDYENSMRYLESFSYLYPIVMFLSLFIPVVTYLRYGKEPKIDYDAPYEHEPPTNDHPLFVDAMFGTRESVGVISDNGIQATILKLIDEGILSLDDDGEEGISLVLNNDNILSTIEDYEANILNLFLKYGEDGRINLKNLKRNLSNQFRAREFESEYNKIKNDYHEKYINPIYDSFFRDKGAKIIKYYGTSIVIVSAIVLGCISMDYCIAISIVFIFIGAIFILLNNRYGGQWTVEGRMKFEKWQSFRRYLNDFSLIKEHPPESIVIWNHYLIYASALGNADKVKQAMDDIIPSNDLQNNNIYRYHHHGGSLLFTSSMNTAHSESSSKGGGSVGGGSGGGGGGAF, from the coding sequence ATGAACAAAAGATTAATTGGATTAGTAATAATCTCCATTATCTTATTGTCATCAATTTCAGCTGTTACTGCTGATGAAGATAAATCATATACTATTAATTTATCAGATATCATTTTAACTATTAATGCTGATGGTAATGTTAATATTGAGGAATGTTATCAGTATACTTTTAATGGTGAATTTAATGGAGTTTATAGGACAATACCTCTTAAAGATGGAGAATCCATTGAGAATTTGAAAGTTTTTAGTAGTGGAGCATATTCAGAATATGAAGTTACAACCGATGAAGATGGAAATTATAAAATAACCACTTATTTGTACTCTGATGAGGATTACACACAACCAATAAAAGATACTACAGTTACTGTTTGGTATGAGTATGATTTTGTTGGTTTGATTAATATTTATAATGATATTGCTGAGCTTCATTATAAATTATGGGGTGAAGAATGGGATGAAGGAACTGAAAAGTTAAATGCACATATACAATTTAATTCATCTGAAGGAATTGAGTATTGGATTAATCCTTACTATTTGTCCTCAAATGAATCATGGAATGGATCTGAACTTAATATTTATACTGGAGAATTAAGTGCTGGTGAATTTTTAGAATTTAGAGCTTTAATTCCTTTAAGCCAATTTAATGAAAATCCAACATATGCGTATATCATTGATTCAAATGGGCGGGAAGAAATTTATAAAATTCAACAGGACTATGAGAATTCAATGCGTTATTTAGAGTCTTTTTCATATTTATATCCAATCGTCATGTTTTTGAGCCTATTTATCCCAGTAGTTACATATTTAAGGTATGGTAAAGAACCAAAAATTGATTATGATGCTCCATATGAACATGAACCTCCTACAAATGATCATCCCTTGTTTGTTGATGCAATGTTTGGAACTAGGGAGTCTGTTGGAGTAATAAGTGATAATGGTATTCAAGCTACCATATTGAAATTGATAGATGAAGGTATATTAAGTTTAGATGATGATGGAGAAGAGGGGATTTCACTTGTTTTAAATAATGATAATATTCTATCAACAATTGAAGACTATGAGGCAAATATCTTAAACTTATTTTTAAAATATGGGGAAGATGGAAGAATTAACTTAAAGAATCTAAAAAGAAATCTAAGTAATCAATTTAGAGCAAGGGAGTTTGAAAGTGAATACAATAAAATCAAGAATGACTATCATGAGAAATATATAAATCCAATATATGATTCATTTTTTAGAGATAAAGGAGCAAAGATAATCAAATATTATGGAACAAGTATAGTTATTGTATCAGCAATTGTTTTAGGTTGTATTTCAATGGATTATTGCATTGCTATTTCTATAGTATTTATCTTCATTGGAGCTATTTTCATTTTATTGAATAATCGATATGGTGGTCAATGGACTGTTGAAGGTAGAATGAAATTTGAAAAATGGCAAAGTTTTAGAAGATATCTAAATGACTTTTCATTAATAAAAGAGCATCCTCCAGAATCCATTGTTATTTGGAATCATTATTTAATCTATGCTTCTGCATTGGGTAATGCAGATAAAGTAAAGCAAGCAATGGATGATATAATTCCTTCAAATGATTTGCAGAATAACAATATTTATAGGTATCATCATCATGGAGGGTCTTTATTATTTACATCTTCAATGAATACTGCCCACAGTGAAAGTTCTTCAAAAGGCGGAGGATCTGTTGGGGGTGGTTCTGGAGGTGGTGGTGGAGGAGCATTCTAG
- a CDS encoding amino acid ABC transporter substrate-binding protein, with protein MDKKIGIIGIIVVIVIILGVAAYAGVFDGEAEVTNDNTTFVVGFDAEFPPYGYKADNGSYVGFDLDLAQEVCDRNNWSLVKQPIDWDAKDSELDSGSIDCIWNGFTMTGREDQYTWSEPYFDNKQVIVVKADSGIDSLSDLAGKNVETQKDSSALAALQGDQKSLADTFAALVEVADYNTAFMDLESGACDAIAVDIGVAHYQINSRDASDQFIILPENISSEQYGIGFKEGNTQLRDQVQATLDEMFADGTVDKIAEKYSDYDIKDSLIR; from the coding sequence ATGGATAAAAAAATAGGAATTATCGGTATAATAGTTGTTATAGTTATTATTTTAGGTGTAGCAGCTTATGCTGGTGTGTTTGATGGAGAAGCTGAGGTTACTAATGATAATACCACATTTGTTGTTGGTTTTGATGCTGAATTCCCTCCATATGGATATAAGGCAGATAATGGTAGCTATGTTGGTTTTGATTTAGACTTAGCACAAGAAGTTTGTGACAGAAACAACTGGTCTTTAGTTAAACAACCAATTGACTGGGATGCTAAAGACTCTGAATTAGATTCTGGTAGTATTGACTGTATTTGGAATGGATTTACAATGACTGGAAGAGAAGATCAATACACATGGTCTGAACCATACTTTGATAACAAACAAGTTATTGTAGTTAAAGCTGATTCTGGTATTGACTCCTTAAGTGATTTAGCTGGTAAAAATGTAGAAACTCAAAAAGATTCCTCTGCATTAGCTGCACTTCAAGGTGATCAAAAATCATTAGCTGATACTTTTGCAGCATTAGTAGAAGTAGCTGATTATAATACAGCATTTATGGATTTAGAATCTGGTGCTTGTGATGCTATTGCAGTAGATATTGGTGTTGCTCACTATCAAATCAACTCTAGAGATGCTAGTGATCAATTCATAATTTTACCTGAGAATATTTCTTCTGAACAATATGGTATTGGATTTAAAGAAGGAAATACTCAATTAAGAGATCAAGTACAAGCTACATTAGATGAAATGTTTGCAGATGGTACTGTTGATAAAATAGCTGAAAAATACAGTGATTATGATATTAAAGATTCACTTATAAGATAA